The following proteins are encoded in a genomic region of Necator americanus strain Aroian chromosome II, whole genome shotgun sequence:
- a CDS encoding hypothetical protein (NECATOR_CHRII.G6683.T1) produces MDFAEQFEADKRSRSVVISGLPDSGSSDRLDNLEEKVNDILLALNVSCRPVDLYRMGKPNASHPRLVKVVFPSQFYWRRALANARLLRGAGFPNVYIRRSMTPDERKREYELRQEARERNRGKSQQEWVVYRGELRHISDIKRNTSGNA; encoded by the coding sequence ATGGATTTCGCCGAACAGTTTGAAGCGGACAAGCGCTCGCGAAGCGTAGTAATCAGTGGACTCCCTGACTCGGGGTCTTCAGACAGACTGGACAACCTGGAGGAAAAAGTCAACGATATTTTGCTTGCTTTAAATGTGAGCTGTCGTCCAGTTGATCTATACCGGATGGGTAAACCTAATGCTTCACATCCACGCCTAGTAAAAGTCGTTTTTCCCTCTCAGTTCTACTGGCGTCGAGCGCTTGCTAATGCGCGCCTTCTTCGCGGTGCAGGTTTTCCCAATGTTTATATCCGCAGAAGTATGACACCTGATGAAAGGAAACGAGAGTATGAACTGAGACAAGAAGCACGCGAGCGTAACAGAGGAAAAAGTCAGCAGGAGTGGGTGGTTTACCGTGGCGAACTAAGGCACATCTCGGACATTAAGCGAAACACATCGGGAAACGCGTAA
- a CDS encoding hypothetical protein (NECATOR_CHRII.G6684.T1), which translates to MFLCLYKSDLIFITETWLTTKILDSELVGNLPYNVYRSDRSMRRGGGVCVLVKAFISAQIVTGDNDLKADLLSAEILCADDLTQLRFILVYRPPNSSAADDKKLVDVLSDLAVMNHQTIILGDFNLHIRLD; encoded by the coding sequence ATGTTCCTCTGCTTGTACAAATCGgatctaatttttattactgAAACTTGGTTAACCACTAAAATTTTGGACTCTGAGCTCGTTGGTAACCTGCCCTATAATGTCTACCGTTCGGACCGATCCATGAGAAGAGGAGGTGGGGTGTGCGTTCTTGTCAAGGCATTTATTAGTGCTCAAATCGTTACTGGTGACAACGATCTTAAAGCTGACTTACTCTCCGCTGAAATTTTGTGTGCTGATGATTTGACGCAACTTCGTTTTATACTCGTATACCGACCTCCAAATAGTTCTGCTGCTGATGATAAAAAACTTGTAGACGTACTTAGCGATCTTGCGGTTATGAATCATCAAACTATTATTCTCGGGGACTTCAATCTACATATTAGATTGGATTAA
- a CDS encoding hypothetical protein (NECATOR_CHRII.G6685.T2): MKGNGKLSGLTDQTGVTYIRDADKANALALHFPSNNTPEIVGIGPIQQQCRAIFFHPSDIYKYLKSLKPSVSETYDGIPPIVYKECAATLCCPLAHIFNISMLLGEVPEVWKSAIVTAIPKSPGTNLLSNYRPISLLPTPVKIMEKIIRDKLLSWLKKFHLIPAQQHGFVGGASTSTNLTDSIFDWSLACNQGKSIDIIYVDLSKAFDKVCHSKLIAKLKYFGITSHIIDWMISYLNMRSMTVKVGHKYSAKFPCRSGVPQGGVLSPLLFLIYTIDLPNVIRTSSHVSVQMYADDIKIYGIYDDENYLEVRNALQISLAKMSDWASKWDLRINHDKSLVMHIGKGNVAEYSMNGVALKICKSVRDLGIFVDYNLNFTEHIDHIVRKAYSALFRLFRIVHTSNPTILTRLYKSFVLPHLEYGSQIWSPSKKKYIAKLEKVQETFTRMLCRRMSTDLAVNSYKDRLKKLGLLSDSLLAQRAPYALGEFGFPNVDVSAT; this comes from the coding sequence ATGAAAGGCAATGGAAAACTTTCTGGTCTTACGGATCAAACAGGAGTTACTTATATCAGAGATGCTGATAAAGCTAATGCCCTAGCCTTGCATTTTCCCAGTAATAATACTCCAGAAATTGTTGGCATTGGTCCTATCCAACAGCAGTGCCGTGCCATATTTTTCCATCCTTCAGATATCTACAAATATCTCAAGTCTCTCAAACCGTCGGTCAGTGAAACATATGACGGAATCCCGCCAATTGTATATAAGGAGTGTGCTGCTACTTTATGTTGTCCTCTAGCCCATATCTTTAACATCTCTATGCTATTAGGTGAAGTTCCGGAGGTGTGGAAAAGCGCCATAGTTACAGCAATTCCTAAGTCCCCAGGTACTAATCTGCTGAGCAACTATCGTCCTATTAGCTTATTACCAACGCCAgtcaaaattatggaaaagattATCAGGGATAAACTGTTGTCTTGGCTAAAGAAGTTTCATCTGATTCCCGCTCAACAACATGGGTTTGTCGGTGGAGCTTCGACATCTACTAATCTAACTGATAGTATTTTTGACTGGTCCTTAGCTTGCAATCAAGGTAAATCGATTGATATAATATACGTTGACCTGTCTAAAGCCTTCGATAAAGTATGCCACTCTAAATTAATTGCTAAGCTTAAGTACTTCGGAATAACGAGCCATATTATAGATTGGATGATCTCGTATCTTAATATGAGAAGTATGACAGTCAAAGTCGGCCACAAATACTCAGCCAAGTTCCCTTGCAGAAGTGGAGTTCCACAAGGAGGAGTTCTCTCCCCTCTCTTGTTTCTCATCTACACTATCGACTTACCTAATGTTATCAGAACCTCTTCTCACGTCAGTGTCCAAATGTACGCTGATGACATTAAGATTTACGGCATATACGATGACGAGAACTACCTCGAAGTACGCAATGCACTTCAGATATCACTAGCTAAAATGTCCGACTGGGCCTCCAAATGGGATCTGCGCATTAACCACGACAAGTCTCTGGTTATGCATATAGGTAAAGGGAATGTGGCTGAGTATAGTATGAATGGAGTAGCtcttaaaatttgtaaatctGTAAGAGACTTAgggatttttgtggattataACCTCAACTTCACAGAACATATTGATCATATTGTAAGGAAAGCATACTCGGCCCTTTTTCGACTATTCCGCATTGTTCACACCTCTAATCCAACTATTCTCACTCGTCTATACAAATCGTTCGTCTTACCTCATCTTGAATATGGCTCTCAAATTTGGagcccttcaaagaaaaaatatatagcaAAGCTCGAAAAGGTGCAAGAGACTTTTACGCGTATGCTATGCAGAAGAATGTCAACAGACTTAGCGGTGAATAGCTACAAGGATCGTCTCAAAAAATTAG
- a CDS encoding hypothetical protein (NECATOR_CHRII.G6685.T1) yields the protein MKGNGKLSGLTDQTGVTYIRDADKANALALHFPSNNTPEIVGIGPIQQQCRAIFFHPSDIYKYLKSLKPSVSETYDGIPPIVYKECAATLCCPLAHIFNISMLLGEVPEVWKSAIVTAIPKSPGTNLLSNYRPISLLPTPVKIMEKIIRDKLLSWLKKFHLIPAQQHGFVGGASTSTNLTDSIFDWSLACNQGKSIDIIYVDLSKAFDKVCHSKLIAKLKYFGITSHIIDWMISYLNMRSMTVKVGHKYSAKFPCRSGVPQGGVLSPLLFLIYTIDLPNVIRTSSHVSVQMYADDIKIYGIYDDENYLEVRNALQISLAKMSDWASKWDLRINHDKSLVMHIGKGNVAEYSMNGVALKICKSVRDLGIFVDYNLNFTEHIDHIVRKAYSALFRLFRIVHTSNPTILTRLYKSFVLPHLEYGSQIWSPSKKKYIAKLEKVQETFTRMLCRRMSTDLAVNSYKDRLKKLGMSSLRNRRIHADLILCFRILRNETKLTPSKYWCFRPTSERTGGFNLHYPKIQHRKFDLMFNNFFYRTARWLELLPRDIVKAEHGGIFKANLKKIETSRCLNIDV from the coding sequence ATGAAAGGCAATGGAAAACTTTCTGGTCTTACGGATCAAACAGGAGTTACTTATATCAGAGATGCTGATAAAGCTAATGCCCTAGCCTTGCATTTTCCCAGTAATAATACTCCAGAAATTGTTGGCATTGGTCCTATCCAACAGCAGTGCCGTGCCATATTTTTCCATCCTTCAGATATCTACAAATATCTCAAGTCTCTCAAACCGTCGGTCAGTGAAACATATGACGGAATCCCGCCAATTGTATATAAGGAGTGTGCTGCTACTTTATGTTGTCCTCTAGCCCATATCTTTAACATCTCTATGCTATTAGGTGAAGTTCCGGAGGTGTGGAAAAGCGCCATAGTTACAGCAATTCCTAAGTCCCCAGGTACTAATCTGCTGAGCAACTATCGTCCTATTAGCTTATTACCAACGCCAgtcaaaattatggaaaagattATCAGGGATAAACTGTTGTCTTGGCTAAAGAAGTTTCATCTGATTCCCGCTCAACAACATGGGTTTGTCGGTGGAGCTTCGACATCTACTAATCTAACTGATAGTATTTTTGACTGGTCCTTAGCTTGCAATCAAGGTAAATCGATTGATATAATATACGTTGACCTGTCTAAAGCCTTCGATAAAGTATGCCACTCTAAATTAATTGCTAAGCTTAAGTACTTCGGAATAACGAGCCATATTATAGATTGGATGATCTCGTATCTTAATATGAGAAGTATGACAGTCAAAGTCGGCCACAAATACTCAGCCAAGTTCCCTTGCAGAAGTGGAGTTCCACAAGGAGGAGTTCTCTCCCCTCTCTTGTTTCTCATCTACACTATCGACTTACCTAATGTTATCAGAACCTCTTCTCACGTCAGTGTCCAAATGTACGCTGATGACATTAAGATTTACGGCATATACGATGACGAGAACTACCTCGAAGTACGCAATGCACTTCAGATATCACTAGCTAAAATGTCCGACTGGGCCTCCAAATGGGATCTGCGCATTAACCACGACAAGTCTCTGGTTATGCATATAGGTAAAGGGAATGTGGCTGAGTATAGTATGAATGGAGTAGCtcttaaaatttgtaaatctGTAAGAGACTTAgggatttttgtggattataACCTCAACTTCACAGAACATATTGATCATATTGTAAGGAAAGCATACTCGGCCCTTTTTCGACTATTCCGCATTGTTCACACCTCTAATCCAACTATTCTCACTCGTCTATACAAATCGTTCGTCTTACCTCATCTTGAATATGGCTCTCAAATTTGGagcccttcaaagaaaaaatatatagcaAAGCTCGAAAAGGTGCAAGAGACTTTTACGCGTATGCTATGCAGAAGAATGTCAACAGACTTAGCGGTGAATAGCTACAAGGATCGTCTCAAAAAATTAGGTATGAGCAGTTTAAGGAACAGACGTATACACGCCGATCTAATCTTGTGTTTTCGGATCCTCAGAAATGAAACCAAATTAACGCCAAGCAAGTATTGGTGCTTCAGACCTACTAGTGAAAGAACTGGTGGTTTCAATTTACATTACCCTAAAATACAGCATAGAAAATTTGACCTGATGTTCAATAACTTCTTCTATAGAACAGCTAGATGGTTGGAGCTCTTACCGCGGGATATTGTTAAAGCCGAACATGGTGGGATATTCAAggcgaatttgaagaaaattgaaacaagCCGGTGTCTGAATATTGATGTCTAA